A single region of the Candidatus Paracaedimonas acanthamoebae genome encodes:
- a CDS encoding IS3 family transposase → MLGLNICRKEKRRITLRERHSLTISFSPNQTWSADFMSDALGCGRRFRTFNVIDDFNREVLGIEIDLSLPSRRVIQVLDNIGMIRGYPLRLRLDNGPELVSLALADWAEKHGVTLEFIQPGKPTQNSYIERFNRTYREEVLDFYIFKNLDEIREITEKWMNQYNKERPHQSLKNMTPIEYNLFTKNTENYTIPWY, encoded by the coding sequence ATGTTGGGTCTTAACATTTGCAGGAAAGAGAAAAGAAGAATTACTTTAAGAGAACGGCATTCTTTAACGATCTCATTTTCTCCCAATCAAACTTGGTCTGCTGATTTTATGAGTGATGCTTTAGGGTGCGGGCGTCGTTTTAGGACATTCAATGTTATTGATGATTTTAATAGAGAAGTACTTGGTATAGAAATCGACTTAAGCTTACCTTCAAGGAGGGTTATTCAAGTACTTGATAATATAGGCATGATACGAGGATATCCATTAAGACTACGTCTGGATAATGGTCCTGAACTGGTCTCATTAGCTTTGGCTGATTGGGCTGAAAAGCATGGGGTTACTTTAGAATTTATTCAACCTGGAAAGCCCACTCAGAATTCTTACATCGAACGGTTTAATCGTACTTATCGAGAAGAAGTGTTGGATTTTTATATCTTTAAAAATCTTGATGAAATCCGCGAAATTACTGAAAAATGGATGAATCAATACAACAAAGAAAGACCTCATCAGTCTTTAAAAAATATGACGCCTATTGAATATAATTTATTCACAAAAAATACGGAAAACTACACGATACCGTGGTACTAA